The sequence ATTGGTTTTCGCGACTTGGGCCTGCAGATCTCTATAAATATCAAGGCATTCTGCAACAAAGAGACGAcctccaactcaacacacaaactgccatgcgcaaaccctcgctctacgcgaaacctctcaaacatcttgagatttttattttctttttcgccaacacatcttcagtttggataaacaacactgtgaaggcaaccggtgaacatcttcagtttggataaatagcactgttgccgtagaattaGCCGACCGCGGAGCACCTTccgtttggataaacagcactgcgttgaggtcgactggttatctatccaagtctcggtcgagaaggattttcgaatccttattggcagaggtcatctcattagccttctcggcgaagtaaggtgttacaagttgctacattcggcacattgaaaaccgaatttgatattgaacttcgtagaactagTAGCTTGacttcaagctctagaacccgaaggccgagacgtattccttcctcggccgcagtcgcaagatcaagaagttagtagcgcacccaacgcaacatcaacacattttactcctcggccgagctcggttgacgagttggcacgcctgcATACAACCAAAggatgtagttagctcattagttactcggcctgtgcgccacgtaggcttgatagtttttaggttcaacaatatatatatatatattctagtTCTTCACACGACAACCTGATTGATCAGTTAAGTCTCGATTcaaacattaatttttttttaatcattttgggTTATATTAACGATGGTGTATAAAATAGCAAGTCTAGTGACACTGGTGGTAGAGAATTAGGGGAGCTTGGATTAGGTCATAGGGATGGACACAATTGAATTGTAAGGAACAAAATATGAGTGAACACCCCACCCATTGAAATGAAGCTTCGGTGGCGAGTCAAACAGTACATCCCTATTTTCTCGACATGGTTCCATTTCACATTTGAcaatttttgtaaatttataTTTCTCAATCTCCACCCTCTCTCGCAAAAGTAAAATTAACACCTTCAGTCTTCTTGACAAGTATgtcacaaaatcttatgcttGACCAAACTCCCCCCCCCTCCCCCGGTTCAAACGTTAAATTGCCCCAatattttagttccaaataaaGTAATTAAGCACCAAAAGTATATTggcaactttttatttttatttttatttttaaggtgggcttaacctcacaatgagctagcaataatgtggttcaaattcaactttgacaataatcgaacctaagacctctcacttacaagtaaagaggaataccacaaGATTATAGTACTACGTGACAAGTATATTAGCAACGTTGAACACTCTAAGTTTAAGAAATCAAACCCCTCGTGGGGTTGTCAAAATCCGGTCATGTTTTCCCATTTTCATTCAAAAAACCCCTTTTCATGGGACCAAATTTCAAACCCTTTTTCtattttctgcaatttttgtCCAATACGTGTTGGAAGGTACCATTACCAACTCTGAACTTTCAACCCTAGCTACTTCGTTTTCATTGTCCTTCACAGTTTATAAAGGAGAGAACAACTCTGAACTTTCAACCCGAGCTACTTCGTTTTCATTGTCCTTCACGGTATTCTATTACTTGAATTAATCCAGGTGAGCAACCTCAACCTTCATCttaatttttctaaattttttgggCTCCTTTGTATGATAAACATGTTAAtttgatgatttgtttatatgtttcaGTATATTATCTACTCCCTTGAAAATCCCAAGTTTAGTTTTTCCTTGAATTTGATCATGGTTAAAGTGAAAATGTggattaattgaatgaaaagaGAACATTACTTTGTCTGATTGATAACTAAGGAAGTAGATTGTAGAAATTCTTCATGGAATCCAACCTGCATTTTCTTCTCTGGATTACCAAAACTTTAAATAGTTTCTACGAATATAGTTGAGCAGGTTCATTTGTCATTTGATGCACTATTGCTTTAAGATCAATCGGAATATCGTTTCTCTGAGGCACATTCCTTTTGTTTTGACAGAAATTTTACAGAAATGGTCACACTGACATCCATCAGTTTCCAGTCCAGGAAAAAGACGGCGACATCTGGAGCAGTTAGCGAGGAGAAAACTGATATGGGCAGCACCAATGAATCTAATGAGGTAGATAAAATGATTATTGAAGAATCCTTGAGccccaagaaaagaaaagcagGCCAGTTAAAGCTAGGGACAAATGTTTCTTTCAAGAAAATAGAAGGAAAAATGGATAGTTTTATTGAGGAGGTCAATCCAACAATTTCCTTACCCAAGCCAGAAGATTTCCTTTCTCCATGCCATCCTAGTGAGCTTCAGGCAGCTGCAACCAAAGTGCAGAAATTTTACAAGAGCTACCGGACTAGGCGGAACCTTGCAGATTGCGCTGTTGTAGTCGAGGAGCTATGGTCTGTTCTGTCATCATCTCCTATTTTACGGCTCATAGTTGTTACGTACAGTCACATATTCTTATTCCGTGTGTGTTTAATTGTTGTAGGTGGAAGGCATTGGACTTTGCTGCTCTTAAACGCAGCTCTGTGTCATTCTTTAACTCTGATAAATCAGAAACTGCTGTCTCCAGATGGTCGCGGGCTAGGACTCGGGCTGCCAAGGTGATTTTTCGACACGTTGCAGTTTATGTTACTTATCTTTTACAATATATTGAAGATAATCGAAatttttaacatatttttttcaacatttggACCTATATTCAGTCTTTTCGAAGACAATCCTTGCTCTTCTTTGATTTGTACTTGACCATGACCAGAATGGTTGACTagttcaaaattaatatataaattctTGTTAAGAAATGCTTTTCGGTAGACATTGATTGTTGACCAAGTATCATTATTGATTCCAGGTTGGAAAGGGTTTGTCAAAGGATGAGAAGGCTCAGGAATTAGCTCTAAGACATTGGCTTGAAGCGGTAAGCTCGCATTACGAATATTCTTACTAATTGTTCAGGCAATTAATCTATTTATCTTACCTTCTGCTTGTGGTGTACAGATTGATCCACGAATTTCTTACTAGTTGTTCAGGCAATTAATCCATTTGGCTTACCTTCTACTTATGATGTACAGATTGATCCACGCCATCGTTACGGGCACAATCTGCACTTGTATTATGATGTCTGGTTTAACAGTGGGAGCTCTCAACCTTTCTTCTATTGGTAGAATTCATACATTACCATTTTTGTTCGTGTTTTAGAGATTTATATGGCTTTTCTAATACATTGATGCATATGTTGCATTTGAAATTAATGAAGGTTGGACGTTGGAgatggaaaagaagaaaatcttGAGAAGTGTGCTAGAACTGATTTGCAGCGTCAGTGCATCAAATACCTTGGACCGGTAAGTATTAAAATCTCTAATTCTTTTTCCACATAGGTTACGTATGGATCCTTCGTcgatatttaattttttgaaacAACAAATTCGAATTTTGATTCTGAGGGAATGAAGTGTAGGGTTTTCAAGTTTTGATGTATGGTAAATGACATAATACCTGTAAATTGCTCTTGCAGAAAGAGAGGGAAGCTTATGAAGTGATTGTACACGGCGGGCAGCTTGTGTACAGACAAAGTAGGAACCTTGTGAATACTGCTGCGGGTTCTAAATGGATCTTTGTCCTCGGCGCATCGAGGAACATGTACGTAGGGGAGAAGAAGAAAGGCTTTTTCCAACACTCCAGTTTTCTAGCAGGAGGTGCCACCATTGCAGCCGGGAGATTGGTTGCATGCAATGGGGTTCTCGAGGTTCGTTTCTTATACTCATCCATTCTAATATGTACGTTATATTTCTTGAGATGCAAGTTATCCTTATAAATTTTGAACCCTTGATCTTCATATTGTTCAGGCTGTGTGGTGCTATAGCGGTCATTACCGCCCAACAGAAGAGAGTTTTTTGGAATTCATTAGCTTCCTAGAGGAGCATAAGGTGGACATGACAAATGTGAAGGTAAATTATTCTCTAGTCCTCAAATTTGCTTCCACAACTTGCCTAAAATTGGTTCACATATATGATTCTGAAACatgtaatatttttattatgattCTCTTTCTCAATATCTACAATTCCATGAACTTATTTTCTACAGAAATGTCCTATCGATGATGATATTCCACCTTCGAAACCTCCGAAAAAAGTGATTAACACTGAGTCTACAGAAACTAAAGGCTCCACTTCCACTAATATAGCAAACAGTCAAAATGAACATAATGTGGATGGCGTCGGAACTATCGTTGAAGAAGCACCAGAATTCGACTCAGGCAGGCCTTTGTCTTGCAAATGGACTACCGGAGCCGGTCCTCGAATCGGATGTGTACGAGACTACCCAGCAGAGCTCCAAATTCAGGCACTTGAGCAGGTCAATCTATCACCAAGAGTTTCTGCCAGCAATGCTCCAATTCCTTCACCAAGACCAAGTCCAAAAATCCACCTGTCACCTAGGCTTACATGCATGGGACTGCTAAATCATCACTAGATTAATATATAATACTTTAATTAGCATTTGTTGAATTAATTGAGAATTGTAAGTGCTTTGATTTCATCATTGTATTTATCATTGAATAATCATTGGTAGAAATTATCTTGAAATTCTTTCCATGTGTTGAAATTGAATCTTCTCTTTGTGATGAGTTTGACCATACCTACTCCACACATATATCACACATGCCTGGAAAAATTTGGACATACTTTCGTAACCATTGACCACAAATACCAATTttgctaatttatttttaaattaaaaatgctAAGATCCTTGTTATCGGTTAGTGTTTGAATAAGACAACCTTTTGCTATCAACATAAAAGAGTGATTGGAATTCGAGATCTCTTTCGACATTGATAAAAGTTGTGctactattgagttttcatcaaataaaataagttttgaattacgTAAGTATCAATGACTTATATCAAATAAAacgtttttgaaataatttaacAATTCAATTCCTTTTGCTTTAAGTTTGAAACAATCCAACATTTTTATTAAGTCTATGATTTTGTTTGAATATTGAACCGAATTGAAGTGTGTCCACCTCTATTTATAGTCCAACTTGTTTTTGACTAAAGTGAATGAATATATTGAATAAAACTATTACCGTTTCGCCTCAAATATAAAAAGTTTAATACCATTGTAAGTTTGAAAGTAAACGTCTAAATGTCCTTTGAAAGCGTCACCCAGTATTATGGTttggtgatattcctcttcacttgaaagtgagaggtcttaggttcgaatctcgtggatgacgaattcgataccaaattaggttaccCATTGTATGACTTAGCCGAACTCCTCAtccccttaatgtaaaaatatatcgatgtactaaaaaaatgtCCTTCGAAAGTAAGTAAAATTGAGTTTGATCCAAGAataagaaaaacaaagggaaaattCTGAACTAAGAGGGCTACAAAAGTGAGACCCAAATCAAGGTCCGTACCCGACTGGCTCTCTCTTTAATGGACTTTATACCGGGCCCCCACCTCTCCAACAAAGGTTTTGAAATCCAAAATTTGGAAGCTTGAGGTTAAGGTCGTCGTTTTATAAAGGAGCCCAGGTGCGTAAAACCCTCGATTGCAATTTGTATCCGTTATGCTTTAATTGACCTTTTTACGAATTCGAAATTCAAATTTGGCAATAAGATCCAACTAACATTCTGTTTTTTCCTTGAAGCAAGGCGCCTTAATAAGTAATTTAACGTACAGATCTCGCTTGAATTCCAAAAACCCCAATCCCCAAAAAAACCCAGACAACAACTCTCTGCACCGAACTCGGTTTCCATTTCTGTTTCCCAGAAACGCTTTCAGAAAAAGCACTTTCCACAACAGATAGAGAGCAGTTCAAGGTTGATTCAGCTTTTACAGCTTGATTTCTCAAATGGGAACTCCAGGAAAATGGCTGAAATCACTTATCAATCCCAAAAAGGCCACCAATTTTGACCAAGTAATCACAAAAATTCACCATCCtctgttttctgttttttttctcCATATTGTCCTTTGTTTTTACtctgtttttgttgttttaggAGAAGATGGGggacaaagggaagaaaaagtGGAAGCTATGGAGGAGTTCATCGGAAGGGTTTGGGTCACCGGCCAAAGGTGGGGTGAAGAGGAGCCAAGTGACGGCTTCAAAGACCACGTCGGTTGATGAAGCACTGGCAGCTGCAATGGTTGCTCTGGTCAGAACTCAGCCTAAAGATTTTCAGGTCCTCAAGCAAGAGTGGGCTGCTATTCGTATCCAAGCCGTGTTTCGCGGATTCTTGGTATGTCTGCAACTTAAAGAATTCAGTACAATTTCTGTTGGAAATCTTGTAATCTTTCCATTAGGTTTATGTAAGTAGTTGTTAATTTTATGGATAGATTGATCTCGGAGTGGAAATCATTTGTTTTTAGTTAGTTTGAAACAAAAGTTCTGAACTGGGTAATGCTAAGATGCAAACGTCTTGGTCTCTTTGGAACTCAATTAGACCCGCAAATTAGTAtactttgtttttggttttttttgggCCCTTTTTCGGGGTGTTGTCGAATCCCTTAATTATCTCCATCACCACTTATCATGCTCGTTACCATCTTTCATGGTTGACTATAATTTCCTATCATGCGTGCCTTTTCCAGTTTCATGTATCttatataaattaaatattGAACTTTGCTCCTACGAATAATAGTCTGATTTGCATCCGAATTACCATGTATGAGTGCGAATTTAAGGTTGTTAAGGCTGATTTGAGCTGGTTCGATGTCAAACAAAAGTGATAAAGAATAAATTTGAAACAGTTAAGTAGATTAAAAGAAATGAATGCTAGATTTGATCAGCTTATGAACTGCTTCTTAGATTATTTACCTAACGAATCAGACAATGTGAACTTTGAAGCATATAAGCTAATCTGCAAAATAATGTTGTCTTATTATACTTGATTGTATTTTATGATAGTTAATATGATAACTGATAACTGCAGGCAAGGCAGGCTTTGAGGGCCTTGAGAGCAGTGGTAAGGCTTCAGGCTTTATTTCGTGGTCGGCAGGTTAGGAAGCAAGCCGCGGTTACACTGAGGTGCATGCAGGCACTTGTTCGAGTTCAGGCTCGAGTGCGAGCACAAAGAAACTCTGAAGAAGGGCAATCTGTGAATGACACATTGGATGAACAATTCTACCAAGCTGATCCCATTAAGCAGGCTGAGGTTCTTATCGAAATTTTCTAGCATTCTACATGTTATCTTGAAGTTTTTATAAGGTTCATGAAGATATTGATGGTATTAACCCTAGTATCAATATTGTTTACTACAATTTTCAGCAAGGATGGTGTGATAGTCCCGGAACGGTGAGTGAAGTTAGAGCAAAGCTTCAAATGAGACAAAGAGGAAACATAAAGAGGGAGAGGGCAATTGCATACTCCTCTCAACAGGTAATGAATTCTTTTTCGTTCTTTCCGGCAAAAGAGTTAACAGAAAAAAACATGAGCTAGTTGAATGGAGCTTttgattatatttctttctcagAGACCAAGATCTGCCAGTCCATATAGTAGGGGAAAAAAGACACCAAAGGATGTTAGACATCAGAAGGTAGCCGAAAAGACTTCAGGATGGAGTTGGATAGAAAAGTGGATGGCAGCCAAACCATGGGAAAACAGACTGATGGAAGAGATTCATAGCTTGCCATCGGAAGTGACTCATCCTTATTCTAGGAAAAGTGATGGCAGTGTTGGCTTTTGTCCAATTTCTTCTGAACAGAACTCGGTGAAAGTGACGAGGAACAATGTCACAACTAGGGTTTATGCTGGGCCTCGTACAGCAAGTCCTATTACTCGCTCATCTTCTACCCCGAGTTCTGATTTTTTACAGGATGAGACCTCAGGATCACATTCTTCTACGTCTTCAACTTTAGTGTCTGGCAACTACCTAAAGGTAGAAAATGTAGAGGAAGCTAATGTAGGGAAACCCGGTTACATGAATCTCACACAATCAACTAAGGCCAAGCAGAGAACTTCCAATTGTTTTAATATGCAGAGGCATTCCATGGAGGAGTATCATTATCATAACAAGTCAATGGGATTATTGAACGACGATACAAGGAGCAATGGCGATTCTGATCTGTATCCTCCAGTATTTGCTGGTAGAGCTGAGCGAGTAAGATATCGATGAGATCAAGATCTACTAAGAACTGCCTTCTTGCATTAGGTGGACTTTTCCATGATTTCAACAGCTTGTTGCCCTTTTCTTAACTTCCATATCATTCAAATTACACATAGATTTGCCTCAAAGGATTACTCATACAGAACTAAGACAAGTTTCTGGACAATTGATTGTGATTATAGTGGGAAGTAATCTTTTTTGAGAGAGTGATtatatgattaaaaaaattgtgaaaCTTCATTTCTGATTTGGTGGTGTCATTAGTATGTTACTAAACTGCTATCTGTAATCTTGTAGTTTTCAGGGAAAGTGTGATTGGTTACTACAAAGTTCAATTGTTTGTGGCCTGAAATTGCTCAAACTGTCACAAGcatgacattttcaaagtgtttacATGTAGAATGATTGAGTTGTGATATAAAGAACTCTTGGGTTCTCATACCAAATGTGAGCCCCTTGTTTTTGTGATGTGGAATTTGGATGAGTTCTGGCTGGAAATTGCACAGTAAGTTTAATGTTCTGGCGGAAATTGCGCAGTCAGTTTAATGCTTGGCAAGGACTCCACTTGCAAAATACACAAGCTGTAGATAGAACACaactaagagggagagagactTATTTGAAGCGGAGACGTCAAGGTGGCGGTGTCCCAGACCTATCAGACTTGACTTTGACTGTTTTGTAACGCCAAATAGGAATTTTATCTAGCTTTTTTTAGTATTTcaccttcccttttcttttcttttcttttctttaaaaaCACCTTGAATTATAAAGCTATACTTTAGATATGATTACCCCGTTAATCAAGTTGAGAATTGATTAATCTCTTTAACTCCACTTAGAGAACAAGAACAAATCACGCACATATGTGGGCTTCACCATTAAGGCCTAAAATTAGAATCTGAACGCCTTTTAGGGAGGATGAATTATGCACATTTGGTTTATCCCCATCAAgttcaaaaaggaaaaaaacaagaGGTATCACCATTATTAGTAATAACCAAATGGTCCCTGCATTCATTCACATCTAGTTAAATGGACCACATGTATTATTATCAATCTTCCTTGCCTAGAAGTGGTTTGAAGATGTAAACCATGATCTTCGAGGTGAAAAAGAACAGGAGAAAAACTTTTGTGGACCTTAAGTGCAATCCAATTAAGAGATGACAATGTTTAAGCAGACATGTTTTATTTTGCACATGATATGTTGTCAGAAAtagtttcaggaaaatttccTTAAAGCATAGAggattaataaataaaaaagcaaaactGACATGAAATAAATGGTTTCAAGAGATTGTTTGTCATCCTGACACACAAGAGCGGAGTTAGAAATTTTGTCAGAGTTGAGCTaaatttgttttgtattttcGTCGTTTAGAGTGACTTCCTTAGTCTTAGAAGATGTTAGGGTAGAGTAGACCAATTATTAGTTCAGTGGGGTGGGCTTTAATTTGCAGTGGGGTGGGCTTTAATTTGCTAAGTGGATGAACTTCACAGgaatatacaacaacaacaaagtcttatcctactaagtggggttggctgTATGAATCATAgaatgccattgcgctcggttatTTGCCACGTcttctgttagatccaagtactccaaGTCTTTTCTAGAGTATCTTCCAAAGTCttcttaggtcttcctctaccccttggGCCATGAATCTCTGTCTCTTTGtcacatcttctaatcggaacatCTGTAAGccttcgtttcacatgtccaaatcaccgtaatcgattttctctcatatttccctCATTTTCGGGTACTcttactttaccttggatatcctcattcataatcttatcttttctcgtgtgcccacacatccaatgaagcattctcatctccgtTACactcattttatgtacgtgttgatgcttcaccgcctaacattctgtgccataaagcattgctggccttattgttgtactataaaattttcccttaagctttagtggcatacgaTGGTCGCACAACACACCCGATGCACTCtttcacttcatccatccaacttgtattctatagttgaggtctccatccaattgtcc is a genomic window of Malus domestica chromosome 09, GDT2T_hap1 containing:
- the LOC103453683 gene encoding IQ domain-containing protein IQM1-like, with the protein product MVTLTSISFQSRKKTATSGAVSEEKTDMGSTNESNEVDKMIIEESLSPKKRKAGQLKLGTNVSFKKIEGKMDSFIEEVNPTISLPKPEDFLSPCHPSELQAAATKVQKFYKSYRTRRNLADCAVVVEELWWKALDFAALKRSSVSFFNSDKSETAVSRWSRARTRAAKVGKGLSKDEKAQELALRHWLEAIDPRHRYGHNLHLYYDVWFNSGSSQPFFYWLDVGDGKEENLEKCARTDLQRQCIKYLGPKEREAYEVIVHGGQLVYRQSRNLVNTAAGSKWIFVLGASRNMYVGEKKKGFFQHSSFLAGGATIAAGRLVACNGVLEAVWCYSGHYRPTEESFLEFISFLEEHKVDMTNVKKCPIDDDIPPSKPPKKVINTESTETKGSTSTNIANSQNEHNVDGVGTIVEEAPEFDSGRPLSCKWTTGAGPRIGCVRDYPAELQIQALEQVNLSPRVSASNAPIPSPRPSPKIHLSPRLTCMGLLNHH
- the LOC103453578 gene encoding protein IQ-DOMAIN 8-like is translated as MGTPGKWLKSLINPKKATNFDQEKMGDKGKKKWKLWRSSSEGFGSPAKGGVKRSQVTASKTTSVDEALAAAMVALVRTQPKDFQVLKQEWAAIRIQAVFRGFLARQALRALRAVVRLQALFRGRQVRKQAAVTLRCMQALVRVQARVRAQRNSEEGQSVNDTLDEQFYQADPIKQAEQGWCDSPGTVSEVRAKLQMRQRGNIKRERAIAYSSQQRPRSASPYSRGKKTPKDVRHQKVAEKTSGWSWIEKWMAAKPWENRLMEEIHSLPSEVTHPYSRKSDGSVGFCPISSEQNSVKVTRNNVTTRVYAGPRTASPITRSSSTPSSDFLQDETSGSHSSTSSTLVSGNYLKVENVEEANVGKPGYMNLTQSTKAKQRTSNCFNMQRHSMEEYHYHNKSMGLLNDDTRSNGDSDLYPPVFAGRAERVRYR